A stretch of the Zeugodacus cucurbitae isolate PBARC_wt_2022May chromosome 6, idZeuCucr1.2, whole genome shotgun sequence genome encodes the following:
- the Prdm16_0 gene encoding uncharacterized protein Prdm16_0 isoform X2, producing the protein MYRLPKRCTTSSSTTSSQTPPPNQQALIRDYWYELKFSDLFKFINPDGRYQCPRFNCLKSYKDASSLQRHISCTWTTTGHSVLSRAAIKQHTHINNSNNSKQGLHILHTKCG; encoded by the exons GCTGCACGACCAGCTCGTCGACAACATCCAGCCAAACTCCGCCCCCAAACCAACAGGCTCTAATACGTGACTACTGGTATGAATTGAAATTTTCCGATCTATTCAAGTTTATCAATCCGGATGGACGCTATCAATGCCCGAGAtttaattgtcttaaaagctataAGGATGCAAGTTCACTTCAGAGACATATCAG TTGCACTTGGACGACAACGGGGCACAGTGTGCTCAGCCGAGCAGCAATTAAACAACACACCCatatcaacaacagcaacaactccaAGCAAGGACTTCATATTTTGCACACAAAATGTGGATAA
- the Prdm16_0 gene encoding uncharacterized protein Prdm16_0 isoform X1, whose amino-acid sequence MYRLPKRNCCTTSSSTTSSQTPPPNQQALIRDYWYELKFSDLFKFINPDGRYQCPRFNCLKSYKDASSLQRHISCTWTTTGHSVLSRAAIKQHTHINNSNNSKQGLHILHTKCG is encoded by the exons GCTGCACGACCAGCTCGTCGACAACATCCAGCCAAACTCCGCCCCCAAACCAACAGGCTCTAATACGTGACTACTGGTATGAATTGAAATTTTCCGATCTATTCAAGTTTATCAATCCGGATGGACGCTATCAATGCCCGAGAtttaattgtcttaaaagctataAGGATGCAAGTTCACTTCAGAGACATATCAG TTGCACTTGGACGACAACGGGGCACAGTGTGCTCAGCCGAGCAGCAATTAAACAACACACCCatatcaacaacagcaacaactccaAGCAAGGACTTCATATTTTGCACACAAAATGTGGATAA